CGACTTATTAAAGCCAATTGGTATTTATGAGCGCAGTGATGCTACCGCTCGAAGTCTGGAAGGAATAAAAACATCAAACGGTTTACTATTAGGAACCGAACCGCCAGAATTTACCACTATCATCGAAAATGATCTTAAGTTTGTTGTAAATATTGCCGATGGACAAAAGTCAGGCTATTTCTTAGACCAGCGTACAACTCGTAAACGCGTGGCTGCTTATGCCCAAAATCTAAATGTCCTCGATTGTTTTTGTTATGCGGGTGGCTTTACCCTAAACGCCAAAAATGCAGGTGCAAAATCAGTAATTAGTGTTGACTCCTCTGCATTGGCAATTGAAATGGTTAGAAGAAATCATCAAGCTAATGACATTCCTTTCTCAGAGGAAGAGTTGATTAAAGGCGACGCCAACACTACGTTAAGAAGATTTCAGCAAGAGAACAGAGCTTTTGATTTAATTATTCTCGACCCGCCAAAGTTAGCTCCAAGTCGCTCAATGGTTGACCGTGCGCTAAGGGCGTACAAAGACTTAAATCTGCAGGCATTAAAACTATTGAAAAAAGGAGGCTTACTAGCAACGTTTTCATGCTCAGGAGGCGTTGAACTTTCAATGCTTAAACAGGCTGTAGCTTGGGCGGCATTAGATGCAGGCAAAGAAGTGCAATTTATTGAAGTGTTCGGACAACCTGAAGATCATCCTATTCTAGCCTCATTCCCTGAATCAGAATATTTGAAAGGGCTGATGTGCAGAATTGTATAAGAATATAAAAAAGATAAATATCAAAACGGGCTTGTTTCAGTTGAAACAAGCCCGTTTTGATTGTCCTGTACAAGAAAATTATTGATCTAAATGTGAATGCAAATGAACAGGCTCTCCTTTTTTTCTTAATCGCATGTTTAAAAACTCCACTGCCAATGAGAAGGAAATTGCAAAATACAAGTATCCTTTAGGAATAGCTCCCACTTCATTACCCATTATTACCAAATGACCCAAATGCGCAGATTCCGTAATCAACATAAAGCCTATAAGAATTAAGAACGACAAGCCTAACATTTGAATAGTAGGGTGCTCATTTACAAATTTGCCTACCGGTGCTGCAAACAACATCATAATCAACATTGACAAAACCACTGCTATGATCATCAATGTTAATGCATTAGGCAATCCATTGGTCATACCAACAGCAGTTAAAATTGAGTCGAAAGAGAAAACAATGTTGATAACTGTAATTTGAAGAATTGCTCCTCCTAAACTATGCACAACTTTCTTTCCTGTTGAACTTTCATGATGTTCGATCCCCTCCAGCTTATGGTGGATTTCAGAAGTACTTTTATATAACAAGAAAATCCCTCCTGCAAGTAATATCAAGCTTTGACCTGAAAATGCCCCATGAAACCAAGATGCGTGAAACTCAATCCACGGCTCTTTCATTGAGATAAGAATGTTTATACCAAAAAGCAAGGCAATACGCATGATCATCGCTAAAAACAACCCAATATTAGTCGCTTTGCTTCTTTGCTCTCCTGGCAACTTACCGGCAGCAATTGAAATAAAGATAATGTTATCAACCCCTAATACAATTTCAAGAAATGTTAATGTAAATAGTCCCAACCAAGCGTCGGGATTAGAAATCCACTCCATAGATATAATTTAATTATTTTAATGAGGCGCCAAGATAAATATTATTGCGAAATTTATGAGAGCAGAGAATAAGGGTGAATTCCGGAAGCGTTAAGGCTCACTATATAATATTAAGCTGCTAACACTTCTAGTCCTTAAGTTTCTATTGGTGTAATGAAGTTTAAATTTATTATGCTTTATGAAAATTGTTTTAATTGGAGCCACTGGATTTGTGGGCTCACATATTTTAACAGAATTATTAAGCAGAGGTCATAATGTAACTGCTGTAGCAAGAAATGCATCGGTTTTAACGGCCCAACCTAACTTAAAGATAGTAGAGGCTGACATTTTCGAAACTGAAAATCTTACTCAAATCCTAAAAGGTCACAACGTCGTAATCAGCGCTTATAATGCCGGATGGACCAATCCTTATATTTATGCCGACTTCCTTAAAGGTTCAGCCTCAATAAATGCAGCCATTAAACAGGTTGGTATTAAGCGCTTATTGGTAGTTGGAGGTGCGGGAAGTTTGGAAATATCCCCAGGTCTACAGTTGGTTGATACCGACGAGTTCCCCGAAGAATATAAACAAGGATCATTGGCTGCACGAGATGCATTAAATCGACTAAGGGAAGAAACTAAACTCGATTGGACGTTTGTAAGCCCTGCCCAACACCTTGTTCCTGGAAAACGAACCGGAAATTTCCGTTACGGAACGGATCAGCCTGTATTTAATTCAGAAGGTCAGAATATTATTTCAATACAGGATTTAGCAGTTGCTATTGTTGATGAAATTGAAAAACCTAAGTTTATCAAGAAGCGATTTACAGTGGGCTATTAATATTAAAAAAACGCCAGAGTTAATTTTTACACCGGCGTTTTTCGTGTTTATCATCTAACCTTAATTAGTTAAACCTTACGCTTCCGTACTTTACACTAATGGCAATTTTACCATTTGATGCCCCTGTTCCATATCGACCGGAATAGCTTTTTGAGGGTTTCCAATCTTTATCATCACTTCCAACCTTTGAGATGCCTGCTCCTTTGTCTTTGTCATATCCGAAATCCCCATAAGACACATCTATTGCCACATCAAAAGTTGCATTGTCATCAAAATTTAAATTAACCCCAGAATATGCTGAATTAATAGCTAGTGACTTTAGAGTTTTAGGAACATTCAAGAGCTTAATTCCACTTGAATACTTGGTATTAATATTTCCACTTTGGTTGATTGCGTTAATACGGATACTAGAATAGTCAATATTTGCTGTAAAATTATTTACCTCTCCCAATTCCAAAGAACCGTATCTATGTGCTAATGTAAGATCATCAGCTTTTTGAAGAATCAATTTTGAGTAAGAAATATCCAAATTACCCTTTTTAATGCTTTCAATGGTTGCGCTGCCGTATTTAACAATAATAGCATTTTCGGAACTGTTAAGTTTTCCTCCTGAAAATGATCCATAAGACTCATTAATGCTTAATGCCCCGTTAAAGTCAGGAATTATGGTTGCTCCATACTTATTACTGATACTTAATGGATTGCTTTTAGGCATGTTAACAACATAATTAATTTCTAACCCTTGCTTCCCTCCTGATGAACGTTGCCGGCCCCAGTTTCCCTTACTTTCAATGTTAGTTACAAACTTAACCTCGTTCCCAACTTTGCTATCAGAAATACTCACCCTGTCAAGTTGTTGCTGAGCACTTTCTTCATTGTCTTCATACGCTGTAATGGTAACTTCAACCCTAAACTCGCTCTTATCCCACGTGTTTACTGTTACCGAACCATATTTATTATCTATAGAAAGTGCATCTCTTGAGCTTACCTGATAGGTCCTGATTACCTTTTTTGTCTTCTGTGCTTCCCATCCTACCATGGCACCATCATCGGCCATAGCGTTGGATGCAACAAGTAAAAAAGCGATAAACAATGTTTTATAATATATTAGTCTTGTTATCATACTGTTTGTTCTTGTTATTAATGCGTTGAATTATAACTAACTGTTGATTTAACAGATCGATCTGCAATTGTAAATTTTGTATCATGGCTTCTACCAATTTTTCCTGATTAGCCGCTCCTCCCAATTGGATTTTCATATTTTGATAATTCTTATCCAATCGTTGTAAATCCTCGGAGAACTCTTTGTAAAGCTCAGGCTGTTCCTTTTCAATACGTTTAAGCTCTTCCCGTTTAATCTCAATTAATGCCGCCATATGAAAGGCTGTTTGAGCATATTCCGGGTTTACACGAGCTAACGTATCTTCAGGTTGTGGGGCACGATTTGAAATTCGGAATAAAGTAAAACCGAAACCTATAACGATGGCAACTGCAGCAGCTATACGCCAGTTAAATTTGAGCTTAATAATTTTAGGCTCATTGCGCATGCTTTTATCAATTGAACGCCACACATTGGCACTTGGCTCATAAACGTCAAACTCTTCCCGATGTTCATCAA
Above is a window of Solitalea lacus DNA encoding:
- a CDS encoding class I SAM-dependent rRNA methyltransferase, translated to MKTLQLKAKKDKALCQHHPWVFSGALEPIKHQPESGEIVKLISAKGDFLAYGYYNQNSKISVRAIEWNEEIKVNDGWWKEKIESALKRRKHLSAAKNHDSYRLIYSEADGLPGLIVDKYADYLVIQVLTVGIEVRKQLIAETLFDLLKPIGIYERSDATARSLEGIKTSNGLLLGTEPPEFTTIIENDLKFVVNIADGQKSGYFLDQRTTRKRVAAYAQNLNVLDCFCYAGGFTLNAKNAGAKSVISVDSSALAIEMVRRNHQANDIPFSEEELIKGDANTTLRRFQQENRAFDLIILDPPKLAPSRSMVDRALRAYKDLNLQALKLLKKGGLLATFSCSGGVELSMLKQAVAWAALDAGKEVQFIEVFGQPEDHPILASFPESEYLKGLMCRIV
- a CDS encoding TerC family protein gives rise to the protein MEWISNPDAWLGLFTLTFLEIVLGVDNIIFISIAAGKLPGEQRSKATNIGLFLAMIMRIALLFGINILISMKEPWIEFHASWFHGAFSGQSLILLAGGIFLLYKSTSEIHHKLEGIEHHESSTGKKVVHSLGGAILQITVINIVFSFDSILTAVGMTNGLPNALTLMIIAVVLSMLIMMLFAAPVGKFVNEHPTIQMLGLSFLILIGFMLITESAHLGHLVIMGNEVGAIPKGYLYFAISFSLAVEFLNMRLRKKGEPVHLHSHLDQ
- a CDS encoding NAD(P)-dependent oxidoreductase is translated as MKIVLIGATGFVGSHILTELLSRGHNVTAVARNASVLTAQPNLKIVEADIFETENLTQILKGHNVVISAYNAGWTNPYIYADFLKGSASINAAIKQVGIKRLLVVGGAGSLEISPGLQLVDTDEFPEEYKQGSLAARDALNRLREETKLDWTFVSPAQHLVPGKRTGNFRYGTDQPVFNSEGQNIISIQDLAVAIVDEIEKPKFIKKRFTVGY